GACCAGGGTGCCTTGCGCGTCGCGCAAGCAAATGCCGACATCGCCGTTGAACAGGCCGTGGCGGTAGCTGTTCTCGGTGATCAGCAGCAGGCGGCCGTTGAACCAGGGCGAGGCGGCGCCGAGGCGGCGTGCGCCGCTGGCGGTCTCGGCCAGCAGTTGTTCGATGCGCGCGTTGAGCCCGCGCGCGCCCTGCGGGCCGGCGCGCACAGCGGTGAGCAGGCGCAGGCGCGCGGCGGCGCGCAGGGCCTGCGCCGGATCGTCGGTGTCGCCGAGCGCGCGCCAGTGCGCGAGCAGGGCGTCGCCGCCGGCAGCAAGCGCGTCGTCGACGCCGTCATGGAAGTGCACGCCGGCGAGCTGGCCGTCGCGCAGCAGGCGCAGGGCGCCGTCGGCATCGCCGCTGCGCACCGCGTCGGCCAGCGGCGCCAGGGCGAAGTCCTGGGCCTGGCGGTAGCCGCGCAGCAGGTGCACGCGGTGCCCGGCCAAGCCGCCGTGGTCGTGCGCGACCGCGCTGTGGCCGAGCAGCGGCTGCAGCGCCTGGGCGTCGTCGGGCTGCAGCGCGTCGCCGGGGCCGGCGGCCTGCAGGATCGCGGCGAGCACATCGCCGGCCTCCACCGAGGGCAACTGGTCGGCGTCGCCGAGCAGGATCAGTTGCGCGCCGTCGGCCACGGCGTCGACCAGCTTGCACATCAGCGGCAGGTCGACCATGGAGGCTTCGTCGATCACGATCAGGTCGAACGGCAGCGGGTTGTCGGCGTCGTGGCGGAAGCGAGGCTGGTCGGGGATGACGCCGAGCAGGCGATGCAGGGTGCTGGCGCCGGCCGGCAGGGCGTCGGCCAGGGTGGGGTCGACGCCGTCGACGAGTGCGCGCGCCACCGCGGCGCGCAGGCTCTCGGCCATGCGCTCGGCGGCGCGGCCGGTGGGCGCGGCCAGGGCGATGCGCGGCGGCGGCAGGCCGGCGCCGCGGGCCTGGGCGATGCGCAGCAGCAGCAGGCGGGCGATGGTGGTGGTCTTGCCGGTGCCGGGACCGCCGGTGACCAGCAGCAGGGCGCGGCGCAGGGCGAGGGCGGCGGCTTGGGCTTGGCGATCGGATTGGGGATCGCTGGCGGTCGTACCCTCACCCGCCCTGCGGGCACCCTCTCCCGGGGGGAGAGGGAAGAGCTGGGCGAACAGGGGCGCGAGGGCGGCGAGGTCGCTGTGCGGCAGCGGCTGCGCGGCGAGGCGGCGCAGGCCCAGGGCCAGGCGTCGCTCGTACTCGCGGTAGCGGCGCAGGTAGAGCAGGCCGTGTTCGAGTACGAGTGGGCAGTCGGGGCTGGCCGGGTCTTCGGCGGCGGGTTGTGCGACCCAGCGCGAGGCGGCCAGGGCGCGAGTCCAGTCGTCTGCGGTGGGCAGCGCGGGGGCGACGCCGTCGCGGGTGTCGAGCAGGAGGCTGGCGCGTGCCGGGTCGAGGCCGGCGTGGCCGCTGGCCACCGCCAGCGAGGCCAGGGCGGCGCCGGCCAGGACCGGGTCGGGGGTGTCCGGGTCGAGGCGGCTCAGGCTGTGCGCGAAGGCGTGGTCCAGCGTGCGCAGGGTGCCGGTGCGGTAGAGGGTGGATAAGAGGTGGGTGGGTTGGCTCACGGGGTGGGGGCTCCGTGAGCGGGCGGACCCTCACCCCAACCCCTCTCTCCCACGGGGACTTCCTGCGGTCGCCGGGGAAAGAGGGGCTTAAGCGTGCGCGGGGCGACAGTGCGGTGGCGGGCGGGCATGAGGTAGGTGGGTTGGCTCACGGGGTGACTCCGTGGGCGGACGGACCCTCACCCCAACCCCTCTCCCGGGGGGAGAGGGGCTCGGCTGGGGCGCCGGCGAAGAGGGCGTCGACGCCTTCGATCAGGTCTGGGTCGAAGCGCCAGGCGTGCACGCCTGGCGACGGGTCGCGTGCGGCATCCAGGCCGCGGCAGAACAGGTAGCGCACGCCGCCGAAGTCGCGGGCGTAGTCGTAGGCACCGCCCAGGCGGAAGCGCAGCCAGCGGTGCAGGGCCACGGTGTAGATCAGCGCCTGCAAGGTGTATTCGCTGTGCGCCATCGCCCGCGCCAGCGTGTCGGGGTCGTAGGCCGGCAGGCGGTTGGACTTGTAGTCGAGCACGTACCAACGGCCGTTGTGCTGGTACGTGAGGTCGATCAGGCCGGTCATCAGCCCCTCCAGGCGTTGTCGCGTGCCGAACGCCTGGCGCTCGCCGGCCACGCCGAAGCGGTGTAGCAGCGCCAGCAACGCGTCCACGCGCGTCGGGCGCATGGCGAAGTGGAATTCCATTTCGTTGCGCCGCTGCTCCTCCGGCACCGCGGCCAGGCAGGTGCCCTCCGGCAGCGCCACGGTGAGGGTGTTGCCGACCAAGGCGGTGAGCATGGCGGTGCCGTCTTCCAGCTCGTCCTCAGCATAGCCGCCGCGCTGCAGGGCTTCGACGATGGCGGTGGCCTGCCCGGCCGGCGCCGGCTGGCCTGGCTGCCAGCTACGCCATGCGGCGAAGTCGCAGCGCTCGAACACGTCGTGCATGGCCACGCCGAAACGGTTGCCGACGAAGCGGCGGTCGACCATGTCCACCTCCACCGCGGCGCTGACCGGCTCGCTGGCGGCGGGTTCGTCGCTGCCGCCGCTGCTGGGCACGGTGGCGCTGGCCATCGGGTCGCTGCCGGCGTCGGCATTGGCGAGCTGGGTGAAGCTGTACACCCACCACTCCGGCAGCACGCGCCGCTGCGGCACGCGCGCCGGCGGCACCGGCGGCGCCGGCTCGGGCGGCAGGCGCGGCAACTGCGCCGGCGGCGGGGTGCTGTCGATGGTGATGGCACCGGGAGCAGCGGCGGCCTGCAAGGCGTCGAGGTCACGCAGCATCGGCGCCAGCGGCGTCCGCTCGTGCTGCGGAAACGCGCCGGTGGCGATCCACAGCGCATGTTCGGCGCGGGTCAGGCCGACGTAGAGCAGGCGTGCGTCCTCGGCGTCTTGCGCTTCCCTCCATTCGTCCAACACCGCTTTCCATTCGGTGGAATCGGGCTGATCGGGCGGCCAGTGCAAACAACGCTTGCCGTCCCGGTGAATCACCACGCGCTTTCCCGGCTTTTGTTCGGGCGATTTCCGACCTATGCCGACATACGGCAGGAACACCAGCGGATACTCCAGGCCCTTGCTCTTGTGCAGGGTAACGATCTGTACGCGGCGCGCATCCGATTCCAACCGCAGTTGCTGCGCTTCGTCGCTGTCGTCGGCATTGGCGATGCGCCGCGCCAGCCAGTCGACCAGGCCATGCGGGCCGAGCGCGCGGGTGTCGGCTTCCTGCAGCAGTTCGGCCAGTTGCAGGTAATTGGTGAGGCGGCGCTCGCCGTCGACCAGCGCCAGCAGGCGTTGCCCGTGCGCGGCACCGAGGTCGCCGATCAGGGCCAGCGGGCCGCCGCGCTGCCAGCGCTCGCGCCAGTCCAGTGCCTGTTGCTGCCAGCGGCGGTGGCGCTCGCCGTCGTGGTCGAGCGCGGCGATGGCGGCGGCGTCCTCGCCGATCAGCACGGTGGCGAGTGCGGCGCGCAGGCGACCGTCGTCGCCGGGATCGAGCAGCGCCTGCAGCAGCGCCAGCAGTTCCAGCGCCTCCTCGGTGGCGAACAGGCTGCGACGGCCGGCGGCGACCGCAGGAATGCCAGCCGCGGCCAGCGCCTGTTGGATGCGCGTGGCCTCGCCGTGGCTGCGCACCAGCACGGCGATGTCGCCGGCCTGCACGGGGCGGCCGAGCAACGTGGCGTTTCCGTCGCGCGCATCGGCCAGCCAGCCGCGGATCGCCGCGACGCAGGCGGCGGTGCACAGCTCGCGGGCGCGGCCGGCGCTCCACGGCTTGGACTTGCCTGGCCCCTTGGCGGTGGCCGGTGGCGGCGGTGGTTCCGGCGCGCGCCACACGGTCAGCGCCGGGGCCGGTG
This genomic stretch from Xanthomonas sacchari harbors:
- the recD gene encoding exodeoxyribonuclease V subunit alpha; amino-acid sequence: MSQPTHLLSTLYRTGTLRTLDHAFAHSLSRLDPDTPDPVLAGAALASLAVASGHAGLDPARASLLLDTRDGVAPALPTADDWTRALAASRWVAQPAAEDPASPDCPLVLEHGLLYLRRYREYERRLALGLRRLAAQPLPHSDLAALAPLFAQLFPLPPGEGARRAGEGTTASDPQSDRQAQAAALALRRALLLVTGGPGTGKTTTIARLLLLRIAQARGAGLPPPRIALAAPTGRAAERMAESLRAAVARALVDGVDPTLADALPAGASTLHRLLGVIPDQPRFRHDADNPLPFDLIVIDEASMVDLPLMCKLVDAVADGAQLILLGDADQLPSVEAGDVLAAILQAAGPGDALQPDDAQALQPLLGHSAVAHDHGGLAGHRVHLLRGYRQAQDFALAPLADAVRSGDADGALRLLRDGQLAGVHFHDGVDDALAAGGDALLAHWRALGDTDDPAQALRAAARLRLLTAVRAGPQGARGLNARIEQLLAETASGARRLGAASPWFNGRLLLITENSYRHGLFNGDVGICLRDAQGTLVAWFDGAGDGQARGFHPAALPAHESAFAMTVHKAQGSEFDEVWLQLPARDARVLSRELVYTGITRARRALHIAASEPVLRAALARHAARISGLAWRLGGERIAASSEAASPAAAPIQGSLF
- the recB gene encoding exodeoxyribonuclease V subunit beta — encoded protein: MSAAPDRDPYLQLPLHGVRLIEASAGTGKTFTLATLFTRLVVERGLRLGQLLAVTFTEAATQELRRRIRERLALAATLVPDANGSLVGAASAATDIATAPSRPTPQQDPPDVALTRAILTAHLAASTETPTALRRHLQQAAEDIDLAAIFTIHGFCARVLREHALESGQAFAAPQLLTDDRELLRDVAADLWRQRAADPAMAEDLVALWPGGPDGMATDLRELVRHPTLLPAAPALAPDPSAVCDSAARELVVALSAHGDQAYDAIASAFDNKVFDGRRARRPSFDKAFEQLWKGRAEANWVFDERSHLDKLLPSRLREFCKDGMQDRVPSSPLFTSLDAWQQADAQVRRWREKRRIRLLHALRADAAERLAYLKRQRRVQTYDDLVEGVARALEGPHGAALAQRLRAQYAVALVDEFQDTDDRQWTIFRKVFAPDTANPAAAQDGAAIAPSLSTADDTPPLLALIGDPKQAIYGFRGGDVRTYLAAAADAERAPPLAHNFRSRPALLAAIDALYTQAGYADAFLTDGIAFHPVQPGSKRVDADLQRNGAPAPALTVWRAPEPPPPPATAKGPGKSKPWSAGRARELCTAACVAAIRGWLADARDGNATLLGRPVQAGDIAVLVRSHGEATRIQQALAAAGIPAVAAGRRSLFATEEALELLALLQALLDPGDDGRLRAALATVLIGEDAAAIAALDHDGERHRRWQQQALDWRERWQRGGPLALIGDLGAAHGQRLLALVDGERRLTNYLQLAELLQEADTRALGPHGLVDWLARRIANADDSDEAQQLRLESDARRVQIVTLHKSKGLEYPLVFLPYVGIGRKSPEQKPGKRVVIHRDGKRCLHWPPDQPDSTEWKAVLDEWREAQDAEDARLLYVGLTRAEHALWIATGAFPQHERTPLAPMLRDLDALQAAAAPGAITIDSTPPPAQLPRLPPEPAPPVPPARVPQRRVLPEWWVYSFTQLANADAGSDPMASATVPSSGGSDEPAASEPVSAAVEVDMVDRRFVGNRFGVAMHDVFERCDFAAWRSWQPGQPAPAGQATAIVEALQRGGYAEDELEDGTAMLTALVGNTLTVALPEGTCLAAVPEEQRRNEMEFHFAMRPTRVDALLALLHRFGVAGERQAFGTRQRLEGLMTGLIDLTYQHNGRWYVLDYKSNRLPAYDPDTLARAMAHSEYTLQALIYTVALHRWLRFRLGGAYDYARDFGGVRYLFCRGLDAARDPSPGVHAWRFDPDLIEGVDALFAGAPAEPLSPRERGWGEGPSAHGVTP